Proteins from a single region of Macrobrachium nipponense isolate FS-2020 chromosome 11, ASM1510439v2, whole genome shotgun sequence:
- the LOC135212473 gene encoding basic salivary proline-rich protein 3-like produces MGVGVAPPSHPGTECGVPRPPVLGHVVGPARPSKDTWQASPARSRTRGKPRPPILGHMAGFARLSWDTWTCGGPCPAVQGHVLGLARPSQDMWRASPTRPGTRGGHPPRLSRDAWQALPARPRTHDGPLPPVPGHVVGPAYLSRDAWRAPPACPGMRGGPHPPVPGHMAGTHLPPVPGRVAGPASPSPDVWRAPPTRPRILGESRPPVTGRVGSPACPSWAAWRAPPTRFGMAWLARLPRPLDTVAALAHASWTLAGPTPPSWNVSRAPPASPGRVASPCPPSLGRMRTSPACPVLTTPIA; encoded by the exons ATGGGCGTGGGCGTAGCCCCGCCCAGCCATCCCGGGACAGAATGTGGCGTGCCCCGCCCACCCGTCCTAGGACATGTTGTGGGCCCCGCCCGCCCTTCCaaggacacgtggcaggcctcgcccgcccgttccaGGACACGTGGCaagcctcgcccgcccatcctgggacacatggctggcttcgcccgcctgtcctgggacacctg GACATGTGGTGGGCCTTGCCCGGCTGTCCAGGGACACGTCTtgggccttgcccgcccatcccaggacatgtggcgggcctcgcccacccgtcccgggacacgtggcgggcaccccccccgcctgtcccgggacgcatGGCAGGCCCTGCCAGCCCGTCCCCGGACGCATGACGGACCCctcccacccgtcccaggacatgTGGTGGGTCCCGCCTACCTATCGCGGGACGCGTGGCGAGccccgcccgcctgtcccgggatgcgtggcgggcctcacccacccgtcccgggacacatggcaggcACCCACctcccgcctgtcccgggacgcgtGGCAGGCCCTGCCAGCCCATCCCCGGACGTGTGGCGGGccccgcccacccgtcccaggataCTTGGTGAGTCCCGCCCACCTGTCACGGGACGCGTGGGGAGCcctgcctgcccgtcctgggCAGCATGGCGAGCCCCACCCACCCGTTTCGGGATGGCGTGGCTTGCCCGCCTGCCCCGTCCCTTGGACACGGTGGCGGCCTTGGCCCACGCGTCCTGGACGCTGGCGGGCCCCACCCCCCCATCCTGGAACGTGTCGCGAGCCCCGCCTGCCAGTCCCGGACGTGTGGCCAGCCCCTGCCCTCCGTCCCTGGGACGCATGCGgacctcgcccgcctgtcccgtcCTAACAACACCTATTGCTTGA
- the LOC135212531 gene encoding foot protein 1 variant 2-like, with the protein MAGLARLSRDTWRASPALPRTRSKQRPPVPKHVAGLPTRPGTSGVPHLPVMGHVVGLARPSQDTLRASPTRPGTRGGHAPRLSQDAWRALPACPGTHGEPHPPVSGCVAGPAGPFWDTWRAPPPVPGLVVSPAHLSRDAWRTPPTCPGTRGGPRPPVPVHVVGLARPCPAVPGRVSGPAHLSWCAWRATPPCPGTRGAAPPPVPDAWRTPPTRNGIHGGHPLPVKGRVVSPTRQS; encoded by the coding sequence atggcgggcctcgcccgcctgtcccgggacacctggcgggcctcgccagcCCTTCCCAGGACACGTAGCAAGCAACGCCCGCCCGTCCCAAAACATGTGGCGGGCCtccccacccgtcccgggacaagtGGCGTGCCTCATCTGCCTGTCAtgggacacgtggtgggcctcgcccgcccatcccaggacacgttgcgggcctcgcccacccgtcccgggacacgtggcgggcacgccccccgcctgtcccaggacgcgTGGCGAGccctgcccgcctgtcctgggacgcATGGCGAGCCCCACCCGCCCGTTTCGGGATGCGTGGCAGGCCCTGCCGGCCCGTTTTGGGACACGTGGCGAGCcccgccgcccgtcccgggacttgTGGTGAGCCCCGCCCACCTGTCACGGGACGCGTGGCGGACcccgcccacctgtcccgggacacgtggcgggccccgcccacccgtcccggtaCACGTGGTGGGCCTTGCCCGGCCTTGCccggccgtcccgggacgcgtgtCAGGCCCCGCCCACCTGTCCTGGTGCGCGTGGCGGGCAACCCCCCCCTGTCCCGGTACACGTGGAGCGGCACCCCCGCCCGTCCCCGATGCATGGCGCACCCCGCCCACCCGTAACGGGATACATGGCGGACACCCCCTGCCTGTTAAGGGACGCGTCGTGAGCCCCACCCGCCAGTCCTGA